The Streptomyces sp. CC0208 genome window below encodes:
- a CDS encoding glycosyl hydrolase family 18 protein, whose amino-acid sequence MSQARDIPADGGGAGDGEAEKEAPAPKPRRRRRVWIRRGVLGLALVVLVPLLTVAVALRLNYAGDPADGTRTRDKDAIWLGHAWVDGRRTDADVRALARRLRDTGIRDLYVHAGPLEHDGTLPASAYPKAAWLIGAVHKAAPGIRVQAWLGDKLATESPDGMRLADKDTRAAVVRSTRQILAAGFDGAHFDLEPLHSGDEHYLDLLDALHQVTRAHGVPLSVAAHQIDPLPALHSVAGTLAGHPKWWSQAYFGQVARRVDQIAVMSYDTSTPLESLYGGYVAQQTSLALEVTPESTDLLMGLPFYRENNFDHWAHAETVPAAVRGVRLGLSRTDAHRPNFGVALYVDFAAKESDWTAYERDWVRG is encoded by the coding sequence ATGTCACAGGCGCGGGACATACCGGCCGACGGGGGCGGGGCCGGGGACGGCGAGGCGGAGAAGGAGGCGCCGGCGCCGAAGCCGAGACGCCGTCGCAGGGTCTGGATCCGCCGGGGTGTTCTCGGGCTCGCGCTCGTCGTCCTCGTGCCCCTCCTGACCGTCGCCGTCGCCCTCCGCCTCAACTACGCCGGCGATCCCGCCGACGGCACCCGCACCCGCGACAAGGACGCGATCTGGCTCGGTCACGCCTGGGTGGACGGCCGCAGGACCGACGCCGACGTCAGGGCCCTCGCCCGGCGCCTCAGGGACACCGGGATCCGGGACCTGTACGTCCACGCCGGCCCCCTGGAACACGACGGAACGCTGCCGGCGTCGGCGTACCCGAAGGCGGCCTGGCTGATCGGCGCCGTACACAAGGCGGCTCCCGGCATCCGCGTCCAGGCCTGGCTCGGCGACAAGCTCGCCACCGAGAGCCCGGACGGCATGCGCCTCGCCGACAAGGACACCCGAGCCGCCGTCGTGCGGTCCACCCGGCAGATCCTCGCCGCCGGGTTCGACGGCGCCCACTTCGACCTGGAGCCCCTGCACTCCGGCGACGAGCACTACCTCGACCTCCTCGACGCCCTCCACCAAGTCACCCGCGCCCACGGCGTCCCCCTCTCGGTCGCCGCCCACCAGATCGACCCGCTGCCCGCGCTGCACTCCGTCGCGGGGACGCTCGCCGGGCACCCCAAGTGGTGGTCGCAGGCATACTTCGGCCAGGTCGCGCGCCGGGTCGACCAGATCGCGGTGATGTCGTACGACACGAGCACGCCACTGGAGAGCCTCTACGGCGGCTATGTCGCCCAGCAGACCTCCCTGGCCCTCGAGGTCACCCCCGAGTCCACCGACCTGCTGATGGGCCTCCCCTTCTACCGCGAGAACAACTTCGACCACTGGGCCCACGCCGAGACCGTCCCCGCGGCCGTCCGGGGCGTCCGCCTCGGCCTCTCCCGCACGGACGCGCACCGCCCGAACTTCGGCGTGGCACTGTACGTCGACTTCGCGGCGAAGGAGTCTGACTGGACGGCCTACGAGAGGGACTGGGTCCGCGGGTGA
- a CDS encoding ABC transporter family substrate-binding protein translates to MSHNGVALRAVTRSVVFLTAGALAVTALSGCSSEDKGSKPLAEQDIAPAARDRVADGGTLHWAVDAVPDTLNTFQADADATTTTVAQAVLPSMYRLDANGRPQINPDYLESAKVVETEPKQVVLYKLNQQAVWSDGREIGAADFAAQWRALSGKDSAYWTARNAGYERIAKIERGANDLEVKVTFARPYADWRSLFSPLYPKDVMGTPDAFNDSARKKLKVTAGPFQVKKVDRKDDEITLTRNPRWWGHPAKLNEIVLRAVPRDKRATALAAGSIELGEVDPEALGRISLAARAGATPGAGPVAGPVAGPGGRPARPSGSNLGAADALRSWALAHEDDEEAADDELSASQKKRRALAAYEREQAALKGYEVRRSLEPAYTQLALNGASGPLADERVRRAVARAIDRKALAGVVLTPLGLPAVPVGSHLALSGQDAYADNSGALGGQDAKEARALLADAGWVPGGPVEKEKKKGDKAAGTEGHKAKRESADGDDGTYIVGEDDKSDDQDPKDHRGSGDSPRHLAQDGKQYANKLKQGSAPGAYAPKGTAAPADAATKVLAKNGKALALRFVLPSGPGSGPLRTVAGRISAMLEKVGIRTEISKVSDKSYFKDHIASGQYDLALYSWPASAFPATDARPIFAKPVPAADGSLNVEQNYTRVGTDQVDQLFDQAVATLDEGKSRSLIRKADARIWAAAGSIPLYQRPQLTAVKKNVVNAGSFGFQTPVYEDMGFLKKGAKPASGPTGH, encoded by the coding sequence ATGTCCCACAACGGCGTCGCACTGCGCGCGGTCACGCGCTCGGTCGTCTTCCTCACCGCGGGCGCGCTCGCGGTGACCGCGCTCTCCGGGTGCAGTTCCGAGGACAAGGGGAGCAAGCCGCTCGCGGAGCAGGACATCGCGCCCGCCGCCCGCGACCGGGTCGCCGACGGCGGCACCCTGCACTGGGCCGTGGACGCCGTCCCGGACACCCTGAACACCTTCCAGGCGGACGCCGACGCGACCACCACGACCGTCGCCCAGGCGGTCCTGCCCTCCATGTACCGGCTCGACGCGAACGGGCGGCCGCAGATCAACCCCGACTACCTGGAGTCGGCCAAGGTCGTCGAGACCGAGCCGAAGCAGGTCGTGCTGTACAAGCTGAACCAGCAGGCCGTGTGGAGCGACGGCCGGGAGATCGGCGCCGCCGACTTCGCCGCCCAGTGGCGCGCCCTGTCCGGCAAGGACTCCGCGTACTGGACCGCCCGCAACGCCGGCTACGAGCGCATCGCGAAGATCGAACGCGGGGCCAACGACCTGGAGGTCAAGGTCACCTTCGCGCGGCCGTACGCCGACTGGCGCTCGCTGTTCTCGCCGCTGTATCCGAAGGACGTCATGGGCACCCCGGACGCCTTCAACGACTCCGCCCGCAAGAAGCTCAAGGTCACCGCGGGTCCCTTCCAGGTGAAGAAGGTCGACCGCAAGGACGACGAGATCACCCTCACCCGCAATCCGCGCTGGTGGGGCCACCCCGCCAAGCTGAACGAGATCGTGCTGCGCGCCGTACCGCGCGACAAGCGGGCCACCGCGCTGGCCGCCGGCTCGATCGAGCTCGGCGAGGTCGACCCCGAGGCCCTCGGCCGCATCAGCCTCGCCGCCCGCGCCGGAGCCACGCCCGGCGCCGGCCCGGTCGCCGGCCCGGTCGCGGGTCCGGGCGGACGGCCCGCCCGCCCCTCGGGCAGCAACCTGGGAGCCGCCGACGCGCTGCGCTCCTGGGCCCTCGCACACGAGGACGACGAGGAGGCGGCCGACGACGAGCTCAGCGCTTCGCAGAAGAAGCGCAGGGCACTCGCCGCGTACGAGCGTGAGCAGGCGGCCCTGAAGGGGTACGAGGTCCGCAGGTCCCTGGAGCCCGCCTACACCCAGCTCGCCCTCAACGGCGCCTCGGGCCCGCTCGCCGACGAGCGGGTGCGCCGGGCCGTGGCCCGCGCCATCGACCGCAAGGCGCTGGCCGGTGTCGTCCTCACGCCGCTCGGGCTGCCCGCCGTGCCCGTCGGCAGCCACCTCGCGCTCTCCGGCCAGGACGCCTACGCCGACAACAGCGGCGCCCTCGGCGGCCAGGACGCCAAGGAGGCCCGGGCGCTGCTCGCGGACGCCGGCTGGGTGCCCGGCGGACCGGTCGAGAAGGAGAAGAAGAAGGGCGACAAGGCGGCGGGGACCGAGGGCCACAAGGCCAAGCGGGAATCCGCGGACGGGGACGACGGAACGTACATCGTCGGCGAGGACGACAAGAGCGACGACCAGGACCCCAAGGACCACCGCGGGAGCGGGGACAGCCCGCGCCATCTCGCCCAGGACGGCAAGCAGTACGCGAACAAGCTGAAGCAGGGCAGCGCGCCGGGGGCGTACGCCCCCAAGGGCACGGCGGCTCCCGCCGACGCGGCGACGAAGGTGCTGGCCAAGAACGGCAAGGCGCTCGCCCTGCGGTTCGTGCTCCCGTCCGGCCCGGGGTCCGGACCGCTGCGCACGGTGGCCGGGCGGATCTCCGCGATGCTGGAGAAGGTCGGCATCCGGACCGAGATCTCCAAGGTCTCCGACAAGAGCTACTTCAAGGACCACATCGCGTCGGGGCAGTACGACCTCGCGCTGTACTCCTGGCCCGCGTCCGCCTTCCCCGCCACCGACGCCCGCCCCATCTTCGCCAAGCCGGTGCCGGCCGCGGACGGGTCGCTGAACGTCGAGCAGAACTACACCCGGGTGGGCACCGACCAGGTGGACCAGCTCTTCGACCAGGCCGTCGCCACGCTCGACGAGGGGAAGAGCCGGAGCCTGATCCGCAAGGCGGACGCCCGGATCTGGGCCGCCGCCGGATCCATCCCGCTGTACCAGCGGCCCCAGCTGACGGCCGTGAAGAAGAACGTGGTCAACGCCGGTTCCTTCGGATTCCAGACGCCGGTCTACGAGGACATGGGCTTCCTGAAAAAGGGCGCGAAGCCGGCGTCCGGGCCCACCGGGCACTGA
- a CDS encoding succinate dehydrogenase/fumarate reductase iron-sulfur subunit, translated as MSGYTAHFKVWRGDVKGGGLEDFKVEVNDGEVVLDIIHRLQATQAPDLAVRWNCKAGKCGSCSAEINGRPRLMCMTRMSVFTPEETITVTPLRAFPVVRDLVTNVGFNYQKAREVPAFVPPPDLGPGEYRMMQEDVDRSQEFRKCIECFLCQDTCHVVRDHEENKTAFAGPRFLMRVAELDMHPLDAAEESGLDRKKTAQDEHGLGYCNITKCCTEVCPEGIKITDNALIPLKERAVDRKYDPLVWLGSKIRRRSS; from the coding sequence ATGAGCGGCTACACGGCCCACTTCAAGGTGTGGCGGGGCGATGTGAAGGGCGGCGGCCTGGAGGACTTCAAGGTCGAGGTCAACGACGGCGAGGTGGTCCTTGACATCATCCACCGCCTCCAGGCCACCCAGGCGCCCGATCTCGCCGTTCGCTGGAACTGCAAGGCGGGCAAGTGCGGTTCGTGCTCGGCGGAGATCAACGGGCGGCCGAGGCTGATGTGCATGACCCGCATGTCGGTCTTCACCCCGGAGGAGACGATCACCGTCACTCCCCTGCGCGCCTTCCCCGTCGTCCGGGACCTGGTCACGAACGTCGGCTTCAACTACCAGAAGGCGCGCGAGGTCCCGGCGTTCGTGCCGCCGCCGGATCTCGGGCCCGGCGAGTACCGGATGATGCAGGAGGACGTGGACCGCTCGCAGGAGTTCCGCAAGTGCATCGAGTGCTTCCTGTGCCAGGACACCTGCCATGTCGTCCGCGACCACGAGGAGAACAAGACCGCGTTCGCGGGCCCGCGCTTCCTCATGCGGGTGGCGGAGCTGGACATGCACCCGCTGGACGCGGCCGAGGAGTCCGGCCTGGACCGCAAGAAGACGGCCCAGGACGAACACGGCCTCGGCTACTGCAACATCACCAAGTGCTGCACGGAGGTCTGCCCCGAGGGCATCAAGATCACGGACAACGCGCTGATCCCCCTGAAGGAAAGGGCCGTCGACCGCAAGTACGACCCGCTGGTGTGGCTGGGGTCGAAGATCAGGAGGAGGTCTTCGTAG
- a CDS encoding SpoIIE family protein phosphatase, giving the protein MSEIPAKATESKDPSGGARAEAADADVAQVRHGDGPSGDAMWQSSPPGSIYDYIKVASFSIGPDGLVDQWSLRAEQLFGIPAEHAVGMDPIEAFIDSDLRAQGQRKMAEILDGREWTGVVPFRVPPSAGEGECGREGLAEVYVMPTRTEEGEKAAVCIVVDVRTLRSIETDLAASQAIFGQSPFGFVLIDPELRVRRVNYRFASLFGGSPDDHRGKGVHDYLPRPEAERVSATLRRVLETGDSITDMHVTGFLPGSDERRHWSINLYRVRSGSGRPIGIAWLGTDITARRAAAREAAAARRNLALLNEAGARIGNSLDLETTARELLDVVVPGFCDLATVDLYQGLLAGDETPPGLADGSAELRRVAFASAVSDAPFAGSGAPVSVGAVHHYPFNSPCADALRTARPQYIPAEDGGLVQSTLAVPMVAHDTVVGLAQFSRTKGSEPFGDRDRDLAVELAARAAVCIDNARLYRREHERALILQRSLLPPGDPVASGLDIACRYLPGNSSADRPSEVGGDWFDVIELPGHRTALVVGDVMGRGLRAAVAMGELRSAVRTLALLDLEPAEVLSALDEIARGLGAPGGVQQATRAARRPREADLSEVYLATCVYAVYDSVTRRCTFANAGHLPPVLVEPGEDALMLDVPPGMPLGVGGEPFEEVEVELPEGALLALYTDGLVESRDHPLDEGLQAFVGALTDPSAPLEDVCDHVLNTLDTLHGEDDIALLMARVQGLPADSVGDWTLPREPRSVGRAREYARGQLLSWDLEPLVDTTELLVSELVTNALRYGEGDIRLRLLLDRTLVCEVWDSGLVQPRRRRARDTDEGGRGLQLVGLLSAAWGSRRTPRGKTVWFELPLPDGENGMVDPAEALLSLF; this is encoded by the coding sequence GTGAGCGAGATACCAGCGAAGGCCACGGAGTCGAAGGACCCGTCGGGCGGCGCGAGGGCGGAGGCCGCGGATGCTGACGTGGCACAGGTCCGTCACGGTGACGGGCCGTCCGGTGACGCCATGTGGCAGAGCAGCCCGCCCGGCTCGATCTACGACTACATCAAGGTCGCGTCCTTCTCCATAGGCCCCGACGGTCTCGTCGACCAGTGGAGCCTGCGCGCGGAGCAGCTTTTCGGCATCCCCGCCGAGCACGCCGTCGGCATGGACCCCATCGAGGCCTTCATCGACTCGGACCTGCGCGCGCAGGGCCAGCGCAAGATGGCGGAGATTCTGGACGGCCGCGAGTGGACCGGCGTGGTCCCCTTCCGGGTGCCCCCGTCGGCGGGCGAGGGCGAGTGCGGCCGGGAGGGTCTCGCCGAGGTCTACGTCATGCCGACGCGGACCGAGGAGGGCGAGAAGGCCGCCGTCTGCATCGTCGTCGATGTGCGCACCCTGCGCAGCATCGAGACCGACCTCGCCGCCTCGCAGGCGATTTTCGGTCAATCTCCCTTCGGATTTGTGCTGATCGACCCCGAGCTGCGGGTTCGCCGCGTCAACTACCGCTTCGCCTCCCTGTTCGGCGGCAGCCCGGACGACCACCGGGGCAAGGGGGTCCACGACTATCTGCCGCGCCCCGAGGCCGAGCGGGTCAGCGCGACCCTGCGCCGGGTCCTGGAGACCGGCGACTCCATCACGGACATGCACGTGACGGGCTTTCTTCCGGGCTCCGACGAGCGCCGGCACTGGTCCATCAACCTGTACCGGGTGCGCAGCGGGTCCGGCCGGCCCATCGGCATCGCCTGGCTGGGAACAGACATCACCGCCCGCCGCGCCGCCGCCCGCGAGGCCGCGGCCGCCCGCCGCAACCTCGCCCTCCTGAACGAGGCCGGGGCCCGCATAGGGAACTCGCTCGACCTGGAGACCACGGCCCGCGAACTCCTCGACGTCGTCGTCCCCGGCTTCTGCGACCTGGCCACCGTCGACCTCTACCAGGGCCTGCTGGCCGGCGACGAGACCCCGCCCGGGCTCGCCGACGGCAGCGCCGAACTGCGCCGGGTCGCCTTCGCCAGCGCGGTCTCCGACGCCCCCTTCGCCGGCTCCGGCGCCCCCGTCTCGGTCGGCGCGGTCCACCACTACCCCTTCAACTCACCCTGCGCGGACGCCCTGCGCACCGCCCGCCCGCAGTACATCCCGGCCGAGGACGGCGGCCTCGTGCAGTCCACGCTCGCGGTGCCGATGGTCGCCCACGACACCGTCGTAGGACTCGCGCAGTTCTCCCGGACGAAGGGCAGCGAGCCGTTCGGGGACCGGGACCGGGATCTGGCGGTGGAACTGGCCGCGCGGGCGGCGGTCTGTATCGACAACGCGCGCCTGTACCGGCGGGAGCACGAACGGGCGCTGATACTGCAGCGGTCCCTGCTGCCGCCCGGCGACCCGGTCGCCTCCGGCCTCGACATCGCCTGCCGCTATCTGCCCGGCAACTCCTCCGCGGACCGCCCCAGCGAGGTCGGCGGCGACTGGTTCGACGTCATCGAACTGCCCGGACACCGCACGGCGTTGGTGGTCGGCGACGTCATGGGCCGTGGTCTGCGCGCGGCGGTGGCGATGGGCGAACTGCGCTCCGCCGTCCGGACCCTGGCCCTCCTGGACCTCGAACCGGCCGAAGTCCTCTCCGCGTTGGACGAGATCGCCCGCGGTCTCGGCGCCCCCGGCGGCGTCCAGCAGGCCACCCGCGCGGCCCGCCGCCCCCGCGAGGCGGACCTCTCCGAGGTGTACCTGGCGACCTGCGTCTACGCCGTCTACGACTCGGTGACCCGCCGCTGCACCTTCGCCAACGCGGGCCACCTCCCGCCCGTGCTGGTCGAACCCGGCGAGGACGCCCTGATGCTCGACGTACCGCCCGGCATGCCGCTCGGCGTCGGCGGCGAGCCCTTCGAGGAGGTCGAGGTCGAACTACCCGAAGGCGCCCTGCTCGCGCTCTACACGGATGGACTGGTCGAAAGCCGCGATCACCCCCTCGACGAAGGACTGCAGGCCTTCGTAGGAGCGCTCACCGACCCCTCCGCCCCGCTGGAGGACGTCTGCGACCACGTCCTCAACACCCTCGACACCCTGCACGGCGAGGACGACATCGCGCTGCTGATGGCACGTGTCCAGGGCCTGCCCGCGGACTCGGTCGGAGACTGGACGCTCCCGCGCGAGCCGCGCAGCGTGGGCCGGGCCCGGGAATACGCCCGCGGGCAGCTGCTCAGCTGGGACCTGGAACCCCTGGTCGACACCACGGAACTCCTGGTCAGCGAGCTGGTCACCAACGCCCTGCGGTACGGCGAGGGCGACATCCGGCTACGGCTCCTGCTGGACCGCACCCTGGTCTGCGAGGTCTGGGACTCCGGCCTCGTCCAGCCGCGCCGCCGTCGCGCCCGCGACACCGACGAGGGCGGCCGGGGCCTGCAACTGGTCGGCCTGCTCAGCGCGGCCTGGGGATCCCGGCGCACCCCGCGCGGCAAGACGGTGTGGTTCGAACTGCCGCTGCCGGACGGGGAGAACGGCATGGTGGACCCGGCGGAGGCACTGCTCAGCCTGTTCTGA
- a CDS encoding fumarate reductase/succinate dehydrogenase flavoprotein subunit → MSVVDRQEWDVVVVGAGGAGLRAAIEARERGARTAVICKSLFGKAHTVMAEGGIAASMGNANANDNWQVHFRDTMRGGKFLNQWRMAELHAQEAPDRVWELETWGALFDRTKDGRISQRNFGGHEYPRLAHVGDRTGLELIRTLQQKIVSLQQEDKKETGDYESRLKVYQECTVTRVLKDGSRVSGVFAYDRETGRFFVLEAPAVVIATGGIGKSFKVTSNSWEYTGDGHALALLAGAPLLNMEFVQFHPTGMVWPPSVKGILVTESVRGDGGVLRNSEGKRFMFEYIPDVFKEKYAQSEEEGDRWYEDPDNNRRPPELLPRDEVARAINSEVKAGRGSPHGGVFLDVSTRMPAEVIRRRLPSMYHQFKELADVDITAEPMEVGPTCHYVMGGVAVESDTAEARGVPGLFAAGEVAGGMHGSNRLGGNSLSDLLVFGRRAGWHAAEYATALAAARPPVDEAQVDAAAAEALRPFSAEGAEPAVGPPENPYTLHQELQQAMNDLVGIIRREGEMEQALEKLADLRVRARRAGVEGHRQFNPGWHLALDLRNMLLVSECVARAALERTESRGGHTREDHPAMDRKWRNINLLCQLTDPTGGLAATDPVRGQIDLTRETTDPIRADLLALFDKEELVKYLAEEELYE, encoded by the coding sequence ATGTCCGTGGTCGACCGGCAGGAATGGGACGTCGTCGTGGTCGGCGCGGGCGGTGCCGGACTGCGGGCCGCCATCGAGGCCCGCGAGCGCGGTGCCCGTACCGCCGTCATCTGCAAGTCGCTGTTCGGCAAGGCGCACACCGTGATGGCCGAGGGCGGCATCGCGGCCAGCATGGGCAACGCCAACGCGAACGACAACTGGCAGGTCCACTTCCGCGACACCATGCGCGGCGGAAAGTTCCTCAACCAGTGGCGGATGGCCGAACTGCACGCCCAGGAGGCCCCGGACCGGGTCTGGGAGCTGGAGACCTGGGGCGCCCTGTTCGACCGCACCAAGGACGGCCGGATCTCCCAGCGCAACTTCGGCGGCCACGAGTACCCGCGCCTCGCCCACGTCGGCGACCGCACGGGCCTCGAACTGATCCGCACCCTCCAGCAGAAGATCGTCTCGCTCCAGCAGGAGGACAAGAAGGAGACCGGCGACTACGAGTCCCGCCTGAAGGTCTACCAGGAGTGCACGGTCACGCGGGTCCTGAAGGACGGGAGCCGCGTCTCCGGTGTCTTCGCCTACGACCGTGAGACCGGCCGTTTCTTCGTCCTGGAAGCCCCGGCCGTGGTGATCGCGACCGGTGGCATCGGCAAGTCCTTCAAGGTGACGTCGAACTCGTGGGAGTACACCGGCGACGGCCATGCGCTGGCCCTGCTCGCGGGCGCACCCCTGCTGAACATGGAGTTCGTGCAGTTCCACCCGACCGGCATGGTCTGGCCCCCGTCGGTGAAGGGCATCCTCGTCACCGAGTCGGTCCGCGGCGACGGCGGGGTGCTCAGGAACTCCGAGGGCAAGCGGTTCATGTTCGAGTACATCCCCGACGTCTTCAAGGAGAAGTACGCCCAGTCGGAGGAGGAGGGCGACCGCTGGTACGAGGACCCGGACAACAACCGGCGCCCGCCCGAGCTGCTCCCCCGCGACGAGGTGGCCCGCGCGATCAACTCCGAGGTGAAGGCCGGCCGGGGCTCTCCGCACGGCGGGGTCTTCCTGGACGTCTCGACGCGGATGCCCGCCGAGGTGATCCGGCGCCGACTGCCGTCCATGTACCACCAGTTCAAGGAGCTGGCCGACGTCGACATCACCGCTGAGCCGATGGAGGTCGGGCCGACCTGTCACTACGTGATGGGCGGTGTCGCGGTCGAGTCGGACACAGCCGAGGCGCGCGGGGTGCCGGGGCTGTTCGCGGCCGGTGAGGTCGCGGGCGGTATGCACGGCTCGAACCGGCTCGGCGGCAACTCCCTGTCCGACCTGCTGGTCTTCGGACGCCGGGCGGGCTGGCACGCGGCGGAGTACGCGACCGCTCTCGCGGCGGCACGTCCACCCGTGGACGAGGCCCAGGTCGACGCGGCGGCGGCCGAGGCGCTGCGGCCCTTCTCGGCGGAGGGCGCGGAGCCCGCCGTAGGACCTCCGGAGAACCCGTACACCCTGCACCAGGAGCTCCAGCAGGCGATGAACGACCTGGTCGGCATCATCCGCCGCGAGGGCGAGATGGAGCAGGCCCTGGAGAAGCTCGCGGATCTTCGGGTACGGGCCCGGCGGGCCGGGGTCGAGGGGCACCGGCAGTTCAACCCGGGCTGGCACCTCGCGCTGGACCTCAGAAACATGCTGCTGGTCAGCGAGTGTGTGGCCCGGGCCGCGCTGGAGCGGACCGAGTCGCGCGGCGGGCACACCCGCGAGGACCATCCGGCGATGGACCGCAAGTGGCGCAACATCAACCTGCTGTGCCAACTGACCGATCCGACGGGCGGGTTGGCGGCGACCGACCCCGTCCGGGGCCAGATCGACCTCACCCGCGAGACCACCGACCCCATCCGCGCCGACCTGCTCGCCCTCTTCGACAAGGAGGAGCTGGTCAAGTACCTCGCCGAAGAGGAGCTGTACGAATGA
- the typA gene encoding translational GTPase TypA, protein MATRHDIRNVAIVAHVDHGKTTLVDAMLKQAGAFAAHAAESLDDRMMDSNDLEREKGITILAKNTAVKYHPKDGGEVVTINIIDTPGHADFGGEVERGLSMVDAVVLLVDASEGPLPQTRFVLRKALQARLPVILCINKTDRPDSRIDEVVNEAYDLFLDLDADEDQIEFPIVYACARDGVASLTKPEDGTVPADSDSLEPFFSTILSHVPAPEYDETAPLQAHVTNLDADNFLGRIALLRVEQGELRKGQTVTWIKRDGTMSNVRITELLMTEALTRKPAEKAGPGDICAVAGIPDIMIGETLADPENPIPLPLITVDEPAISMTIGTNTSPLVGRGGTGKGADAKAAVKDRKVTARQVKDRLDRELIGNVSLRVLDTERPDAWEVQGRGELALAILVETMRREGFELTIGKPQVVTKEVDGKVYEPVERMTIDVPEEHMGAVTQLMGVRKGRMDNMSNHGSGWVRMEFVVPSRGLIGFRTEFLTQTRGTGIGHSIHEGFEPWFGTLQTRNNGSLVADRSGAVTAFAMTNLQERGVLFVDPGTEVYEGMIVGENSRADDMDVNITKEKKLTNMRSSSADSFEAIVPPRKLSLEQSLEFCRDDECVEVTPEAVRIRKVNLDARERARAASRAKHG, encoded by the coding sequence ATGGCCACGCGCCACGACATCCGCAACGTCGCCATCGTCGCCCACGTCGACCACGGCAAGACGACCCTCGTCGACGCCATGCTGAAGCAGGCCGGTGCCTTCGCCGCGCACGCCGCCGAATCGCTCGACGACCGCATGATGGACTCGAACGACCTGGAGCGTGAGAAGGGCATCACGATCCTGGCCAAGAACACGGCCGTCAAGTACCACCCGAAGGACGGTGGCGAGGTCGTCACCATCAACATCATCGACACCCCGGGCCACGCCGACTTCGGTGGCGAGGTCGAGCGTGGTCTGTCGATGGTGGACGCGGTGGTGCTGCTCGTCGACGCCTCCGAGGGCCCGCTGCCCCAGACCCGCTTCGTGCTGCGCAAGGCACTGCAGGCCCGGCTGCCCGTCATCCTCTGCATCAACAAGACGGACCGCCCCGACTCGCGCATCGACGAGGTCGTCAACGAGGCGTACGACCTCTTCCTCGACCTCGACGCCGACGAGGACCAGATCGAGTTCCCCATCGTCTACGCCTGCGCGCGTGACGGTGTTGCCTCGCTGACCAAGCCGGAGGACGGCACCGTCCCGGCCGACAGCGACAGCCTGGAGCCCTTCTTCTCCACGATCCTCTCGCACGTCCCGGCTCCGGAGTACGACGAGACGGCCCCGCTCCAGGCGCACGTCACGAACCTGGACGCCGACAACTTCCTCGGCCGTATCGCGCTGCTCCGCGTCGAGCAGGGCGAGCTGCGCAAGGGCCAGACCGTCACGTGGATCAAGCGCGACGGCACGATGTCCAACGTGCGCATCACCGAGCTGCTGATGACCGAGGCGCTCACCCGCAAGCCCGCCGAGAAGGCCGGCCCGGGTGACATCTGCGCGGTCGCCGGTATCCCGGACATCATGATCGGTGAGACCCTCGCCGACCCCGAGAACCCGATCCCGCTCCCGCTGATCACGGTCGACGAGCCCGCGATCTCCATGACCATCGGGACGAACACCTCGCCGCTGGTCGGCCGCGGCGGCACCGGCAAGGGCGCCGACGCGAAGGCGGCCGTCAAGGACCGCAAGGTGACCGCCCGTCAGGTCAAGGACCGCCTGGACCGCGAGCTGATCGGTAACGTCTCGCTGCGCGTCCTGGACACCGAGCGTCCCGACGCCTGGGAGGTCCAGGGCCGTGGTGAGCTGGCGCTCGCCATCCTGGTCGAGACCATGCGCCGGGAGGGCTTCGAGCTGACCATCGGCAAGCCGCAGGTGGTCACCAAGGAAGTCGACGGCAAGGTGTACGAGCCCGTCGAGCGCATGACCATCGACGTGCCCGAGGAGCACATGGGCGCGGTCACGCAGCTCATGGGCGTCCGCAAGGGCCGTATGGACAACATGTCGAACCACGGCTCCGGCTGGGTGCGCATGGAGTTCGTGGTGCCCTCCCGCGGTCTGATCGGCTTCCGCACGGAGTTCCTGACCCAGACCCGCGGCACCGGCATCGGGCACTCCATCCACGAGGGCTTCGAGCCCTGGTTCGGCACCCTGCAGACCCGTAACAACGGCTCCCTGGTCGCCGACCGCTCCGGTGCCGTCACCGCCTTCGCGATGACGAACCTCCAGGAGCGCGGCGTGCTGTTCGTGGACCCGGGCACCGAGGTCTACGAGGGCATGATCGTCGGTGAGAACTCGCGCGCCGACGACATGGACGTGAACATCACCAAGGAGAAGAAGCTCACGAACATGCGGTCGTCCTCGGCCGACTCGTTCGAGGCGATCGTCCCGCCGCGCAAGCTCTCCCTGGAGCAGTCCCTGGAGTTCTGCCGCGACGACGAGTGCGTCGAGGTGACCCCGGAAGCGGTCCGCATCCGTAAGGTCAACCTGGACGCCCGCGAGCGCGCCCGCGCCGCGAGCCGCGCCAAGCACGGCTGA